One Nerophis ophidion isolate RoL-2023_Sa linkage group LG06, RoL_Noph_v1.0, whole genome shotgun sequence genomic region harbors:
- the LOC133553864 gene encoding galactose-specific lectin nattectin-like isoform X2: protein MAFAPRAFFLLCGIIGLTGVWSFQDATDGCCPKGWTQLDKRCFIYKEEARSFLDAESICNLLGGNLVSILSNLENEVVLEVIKLTADPVSETWIGLHQGIETDTFLWTDGSDFKFESFELMLNAGDCAEIGNNDALWNLDDCTEEHPYVCARDAKCPH, encoded by the exons ATGGCGTTTGCTCCTCGCGCGTTCTTCCTCCTTTGCGGGATCATCGGACTGACTGGAGTT TGGTCTTTCCAGGACGCCACAG ACGGTTGCTGTCCTAAGGGCTGGACTCAGTTGGATAAACGTTGTTTCATCTACAAGGAGGAAGCGAGGAGCTTTTTAGATGCAGAG AGCATCTGCAACCTTCTCGGTGGGAATCTGGTCTCCATCCTAAGCAATCTGGAGAATGAGGTCGTGCTGGAAGTGATTAAGTTGACGGCTGATCCCGTTTCTGAAACCTGGATCGGACTCCATCAGGGGATAGAG aCGGACACCTTTCTCTGGACTGACGGCTCAGACTTTAAATTTGAATCTTTTGAGCTAATGCTCAATGCAGGAGATTGTGCCGAGATTGGAAATAATG ATGCACTCTGGAACCTGGACGACTGTACTGAAGAACACCCCTACGTTTGTGCCAGAGACGCTAAGTGCCCACACTGA
- the LOC133553864 gene encoding galactose-specific lectin nattectin-like isoform X3, which yields MTDLMKRVLLKSADGCCPKGWTQLDKRCFIYKEEARSFLDAESICNLLGGNLVSILSNLENEVVLEVIKLTADPVSETWIGLHQGIETDTFLWTDGSDFKFESFELMLNAGDCAEIGNNDALWNLDDCTEEHPYVCARDAKCPH from the exons ACGGTTGCTGTCCTAAGGGCTGGACTCAGTTGGATAAACGTTGTTTCATCTACAAGGAGGAAGCGAGGAGCTTTTTAGATGCAGAG AGCATCTGCAACCTTCTCGGTGGGAATCTGGTCTCCATCCTAAGCAATCTGGAGAATGAGGTCGTGCTGGAAGTGATTAAGTTGACGGCTGATCCCGTTTCTGAAACCTGGATCGGACTCCATCAGGGGATAGAG aCGGACACCTTTCTCTGGACTGACGGCTCAGACTTTAAATTTGAATCTTTTGAGCTAATGCTCAATGCAGGAGATTGTGCCGAGATTGGAAATAATG ATGCACTCTGGAACCTGGACGACTGTACTGAAGAACACCCCTACGTTTGTGCCAGAGACGCTAAGTGCCCACACTGA
- the LOC133553863 gene encoding struthiocalcin-2-like isoform X2, translated as MAFAPRAFFLLCGIIGLTGVWSLPVHEEEDGCCPKGWTQLDKRCFIYKEEARSFLDAESICNLLGGNLVSILSSLENVVVLEVIKLTADPVPDTWIGLHQALETENFLWTDGSEFGFDNFAQTLSAGDCAEIESDDELWDLDDCTDENPYVCARDIKCPH; from the exons ATGGCGTTTGCTCCTCGCGCGTTCTTCCTCCTTTGCGGGATCATCGGCCTGACTGGAGTT TGGTCTTTGCCTGTCCATGAAGAAGAAG ACGGTTGCTGTCCTAAGGGCTGGACTCAGTTGGATAAACGTTGTTTCATCTACAAGGAGGAAGCGAGGAGCTTTTTAGATGCAGAG AGCATCTGCAACCTTCTCGGTGGGAATCTGGTCTCCATCCTAAGCAGTCTGGAAAATGTGGTCGTGCTTGAAGTGATTAAGTTGACGGCTGATCCCGTTCCTGACACCTGGATCGGACTCCATCAGGCGCTAGAG aCGGAGAACTTTCTCTGGACTGACGGCTCAGAGTTTGGTTTCGATAATTTTGCCCAAACTCTCAGTGCAGGAGATTGTGCCGAGATTGAAAGTGATG ATGAACTCTGGGATCTGGACGACTGTACTGATGAAAACCCCTACGTTTGTGCCAGAGACATTAAGTGCCCACACTGA
- the LOC133553863 gene encoding struthiocalcin-2-like isoform X1 yields the protein MSGLSTMAQMAFAPRAFFLLCGIIGLTGVWSLPVHEEEDGCCPKGWTQLDKRCFIYKEEARSFLDAESICNLLGGNLVSILSSLENVVVLEVIKLTADPVPDTWIGLHQALETENFLWTDGSEFGFDNFAQTLSAGDCAEIESDDELWDLDDCTDENPYVCARDIKCPH from the exons ATGTCAGGTTTGTCTACCATGGCACAGATGGCGTTTGCTCCTCGCGCGTTCTTCCTCCTTTGCGGGATCATCGGCCTGACTGGAGTT TGGTCTTTGCCTGTCCATGAAGAAGAAG ACGGTTGCTGTCCTAAGGGCTGGACTCAGTTGGATAAACGTTGTTTCATCTACAAGGAGGAAGCGAGGAGCTTTTTAGATGCAGAG AGCATCTGCAACCTTCTCGGTGGGAATCTGGTCTCCATCCTAAGCAGTCTGGAAAATGTGGTCGTGCTTGAAGTGATTAAGTTGACGGCTGATCCCGTTCCTGACACCTGGATCGGACTCCATCAGGCGCTAGAG aCGGAGAACTTTCTCTGGACTGACGGCTCAGAGTTTGGTTTCGATAATTTTGCCCAAACTCTCAGTGCAGGAGATTGTGCCGAGATTGAAAGTGATG ATGAACTCTGGGATCTGGACGACTGTACTGATGAAAACCCCTACGTTTGTGCCAGAGACATTAAGTGCCCACACTGA
- the LOC133553864 gene encoding galactose-specific lectin nattectin-like isoform X1, protein MSGLSTMAQMAFAPRAFFLLCGIIGLTGVWSFQDATDGCCPKGWTQLDKRCFIYKEEARSFLDAESICNLLGGNLVSILSNLENEVVLEVIKLTADPVSETWIGLHQGIETDTFLWTDGSDFKFESFELMLNAGDCAEIGNNDALWNLDDCTEEHPYVCARDAKCPH, encoded by the exons ATGTCAGGTTTGTCTACCATGGCACAGATGGCGTTTGCTCCTCGCGCGTTCTTCCTCCTTTGCGGGATCATCGGACTGACTGGAGTT TGGTCTTTCCAGGACGCCACAG ACGGTTGCTGTCCTAAGGGCTGGACTCAGTTGGATAAACGTTGTTTCATCTACAAGGAGGAAGCGAGGAGCTTTTTAGATGCAGAG AGCATCTGCAACCTTCTCGGTGGGAATCTGGTCTCCATCCTAAGCAATCTGGAGAATGAGGTCGTGCTGGAAGTGATTAAGTTGACGGCTGATCCCGTTTCTGAAACCTGGATCGGACTCCATCAGGGGATAGAG aCGGACACCTTTCTCTGGACTGACGGCTCAGACTTTAAATTTGAATCTTTTGAGCTAATGCTCAATGCAGGAGATTGTGCCGAGATTGGAAATAATG ATGCACTCTGGAACCTGGACGACTGTACTGAAGAACACCCCTACGTTTGTGCCAGAGACGCTAAGTGCCCACACTGA